In Candidatus Defluviibacterium haderslevense, the following are encoded in one genomic region:
- a CDS encoding nuclear transport factor 2 family protein, whose protein sequence is MNPSNEQIIASFYNAFAVGDAETMASLYHDQVTFSDPAFGTLQGEEVRNMWRMLLSRNKSGIHIQYTDVKANETSGSVNWQASYMFGNPPRKIINKIQASFKFKDGLILEHHDVFNLWTWTQQAFGLPGYLLGWTPMMKNKIRTQTRSLLQKFTEQRNAHGN, encoded by the coding sequence ATGAACCCTTCAAATGAACAAATCATTGCATCTTTTTACAATGCTTTCGCTGTTGGTGATGCAGAAACTATGGCATCTTTATACCACGATCAAGTTACATTTAGTGATCCGGCATTTGGAACATTGCAAGGGGAAGAAGTTCGAAATATGTGGCGGATGTTACTGAGTCGCAATAAGAGTGGTATCCATATTCAATATACTGATGTAAAAGCAAACGAAACTTCAGGTTCCGTGAATTGGCAAGCTAGCTATATGTTTGGGAATCCTCCTCGAAAAATAATCAATAAAATTCAAGCATCATTTAAGTTTAAGGATGGATTGATTCTTGAACATCACGATGTTTTTAATTTATGGACATGGACCCAACAGGCATTTGGATTGCCTGGATATTTATTGGGTTGGACGCCTATGATGAAGAATAAAATAAGAACGCAAACGAGATCTTTACTCCAAAAAT